TAGCCGTGCAGGGAGTGGGTGACCCGCGCCTCATCCACCGTGCGGCGGGCGGCGACAAGCGCCTGGGCGATCACCTGCCCGCCGAACACCCGCCCCCCGGTGGGCGATACGCTGCGACCCCGGAACAGGTTGATCTCAAGCGGCTCGAGGTCAAGGATACCGAGGAGCTTCTCCACGTCGGGATTCTGGGCGGTCATGCAGGGGGCTCGCCGAGCGCCGCGCGCCTCAAAGGCGGCAGCGTCAAGAAGGTGGAACGGGATGCGGGTCGCGCGGTTCAGTCGAGGGCAGGACGCCACGCCCACGCCTCGACCGTCAACCCCAAAACGTCAGCCGGCTCCCCTATAGGCGAGCCATTCGGCCTTGATCGGCGTACAACGAGAACAATCATCAGGAGTGAAGGTCATGGGCTCCCCGAACGCACCGCTTCCGGAGACCGGCTGGTCCGCCAATCCTGCAGCCGGTCGTGCGCAGGCGGAACGGGCGGACGTCGCCATCGTCGGCGGCGGGCTTGCTGGGCTGAGCCTCGCTCTCGCCCTGCGCCAGGGCCTCGGCCCCGACGCCGACATCACCCTCTACGACCCCACCCTCTCCCGGGCCGGCATGGATGACGGGCGCTGCTCCGCCATCGCCGCCTGCGCGCGGCGCATGCTCACCAGCCTCGGCGTGTGGCAGGAGCTTGCCGGCAAGGCCGAGCCAATGCGGACCATGGTGGTGACTGACAGCCGCACCAAGGACGTGGCGCGCCCCACCTTCCTCACCTTCGACGGCGATGTGGAACCGGGCGAGCCCTTCGCCTTCATGGTGCCGAACCTCGATCTGCAGCAGGCGCTGGTGGCGGCCTCCCGGTCCGCCGGCATCGACCTGCGCGAGGAGGCGGTGACATCCTTCCGCAGCGAGGGCGGCGGTGTCGAACTGGCCTCCGCCTCGGGCGCGCCGCTGCGCGCCGGCCTGCTGGTCGCCTGCGACGGCGCGCGCTCGCGCATCCGCGAGATGGCGGGCATCTCCACCGTTTCATGGGGCTACGGGCAGAGCGGCATCACCTTCGTGGTGGAGCACGAGCGCCCGCACGAGGGCCGCGCCGAGGAGCATTTCCTCCCCGCCGGCCCGTTCGCCATCCTGCCCTTGCCGGGCAACCGCTGCTCGGTGGTGTGGACCGAGCGCACCGCCGATGCCGAGCGGCTCCTCGCCTTGCCCTCCGCCATCTTCCAGGAGGAGCTGGAGCAGCGCTTCGGCCATCGCCTCGGCTGGGTGAAGCCGGTCACCAAGCCCCGCGCCTATCCCCTCGGCTTCGCCATGGCGCGCGCCTTCGTCGGCGACCGGCTCGCTTTGGTGGGCGATGCCGCCCACGTCATCCACCCCATCGCCGGGCAGGGGCTGAACATGGGCCTGCGCGATGTCGCCGCCCTCGCCGAAGTGGTGACGGACGCGGCCCGCGTCGGCCTCGACTTCGCCTCGCCCACCGTGCTGGAGCGCTACCAGCGCTGGCGGCGGTTCGACACTTTGGCCATGGGCGTCGCGACGGATGGGCTCAACCGCCTGTTTTCCAACCATTCCGACGCGCTGCGCGCCATCCGCGACGTGGGCCTCGGGCTGGTGGACCGCCTGCCGCGCCTGAAGGGCCTGTTCATCAAGGATGCGGCCGGCCTCACCGGCGAAGTGCCGAAGCTGCTCAGGGGCGAGGCCCTCTAGTCGAGCCTTCGCCATCTTGCCCTGCCCGGCCTCGCCTGCGAAAAGCCGGGCATGATCGTTCTCGACGATATTTCCCTGCGCCTTGCCGGGCGCCTGCTCATCGACCATGCCTCCGTCGCCCTCCCCGAGAATGCGCGCGTCGGCGTGGTCGGGCGCAACGGCTCGGGCAAGACCACACTTTTCAAGGCGCTGGTGGGCGAGCTGGAGCTGGAATCCGGCGCCATCCGCCTGCCCAACCGCACCCGCATCGGCCGCGTGGCCCAGGAGGCGCCGGCCGGGCCGGACAGCCTGATCGAGCGCGTGCTCGCCGCCGATACGGAGCGCGCGGCGCTGCTCAATGAGCGGGAGACCACGCAGGACCCCAACCGCATGGGCGAGATCGAGATGCGGCTCCTCGACATCGGCGCCCATGCGGCGCCGGCGCGGGCGGCCACCATCCTCGCCGGCCTCGGCTTCGACGAGAGCGCGCAGCAGCGGCCCTGTTCGGAATTCTCCGGCGGCTGGCGCATGCGCGTGGCGCTGGCGGCCCTGCTCTTCACGGAACCGGACCTGCTGCTGCTCGACGAGCCCACCAACTATCTCGACCTCGAAGGCACGCTCTGGCTGCAGGATTACCTCGCGCATTATCCGCGCACGGTGATCCTCATCTCCCATGACCGCGACCTCTTGGACGAGAGCGTCGACCACATCCTCCACCTCACCGGGCAGAAGCTCACCCTCTACAAGGGCGGCTTCACCTCGTTCGACCGGCAGCGACGCGAGCGGCTGCTCTTGGACCAGAAGGCGCGCAAGAAGCAGGAGATGCAGCGCGCGCACATGGAATCCTTCGTCGCCCGCTTCCGCGCCAAGGCCACGAAGGCGAAGCAGGCGCAGTCGCGCCTCAAGGCCCTCGCCCGCATGGAGCCCCTGGCCGCGCAGGTGAGCGAGGAGGCGGCGGCCATTTCCATCCGCCATCCGGAAAAGCTGCTCTCCCCGCCCATCGTTGTGCTGGAGAAGGTGGCGGTGGGCTATGTGCCCGGCCGGCCGATCCTCCAGAACCTCAATTTGCGCATCGATGAGGACGACCGCATCGCCCTCCTCGGGCCCAAC
The nucleotide sequence above comes from Xanthobacter flavus. Encoded proteins:
- a CDS encoding ABC-F family ATP-binding cassette domain-containing protein — protein: MIVLDDISLRLAGRLLIDHASVALPENARVGVVGRNGSGKTTLFKALVGELELESGAIRLPNRTRIGRVAQEAPAGPDSLIERVLAADTERAALLNERETTQDPNRMGEIEMRLLDIGAHAAPARAATILAGLGFDESAQQRPCSEFSGGWRMRVALAALLFTEPDLLLLDEPTNYLDLEGTLWLQDYLAHYPRTVILISHDRDLLDESVDHILHLTGQKLTLYKGGFTSFDRQRRERLLLDQKARKKQEMQRAHMESFVARFRAKATKAKQAQSRLKALARMEPLAAQVSEEAAAISIRHPEKLLSPPIVVLEKVAVGYVPGRPILQNLNLRIDEDDRIALLGPNGNGKSTFAKLLADRLKEESGRVVRADKLEVAYLAQHQIDELIPGDSPAQHVRKLMPDAPEARVRARAAEMGFSGGTADTKVSSLSGGEKARLLLGLATFRGPHLLILDEPTNHLDIEARAALIEAINDFPGAVILVSHDRHLLEACAEQLWRVSGGTVKAYDGDLDQYKSEVLSRSDGDRMTDKGRKDRSETKAEAASTPAPRRIATGPLKKRIRELEGAVDKLTKQIEGLDAKLSDAGLHAAKPLDAARFAKERAEAAEKLAQAEEEWLEVSAELEAAGG
- a CDS encoding ubiquinone biosynthesis hydroxylase — its product is MGSPNAPLPETGWSANPAAGRAQAERADVAIVGGGLAGLSLALALRQGLGPDADITLYDPTLSRAGMDDGRCSAIAACARRMLTSLGVWQELAGKAEPMRTMVVTDSRTKDVARPTFLTFDGDVEPGEPFAFMVPNLDLQQALVAASRSAGIDLREEAVTSFRSEGGGVELASASGAPLRAGLLVACDGARSRIREMAGISTVSWGYGQSGITFVVEHERPHEGRAEEHFLPAGPFAILPLPGNRCSVVWTERTADAERLLALPSAIFQEELEQRFGHRLGWVKPVTKPRAYPLGFAMARAFVGDRLALVGDAAHVIHPIAGQGLNMGLRDVAALAEVVTDAARVGLDFASPTVLERYQRWRRFDTLAMGVATDGLNRLFSNHSDALRAIRDVGLGLVDRLPRLKGLFIKDAAGLTGEVPKLLRGEAL